The DNA window agtgcttggaatgtggaaagagcttcagttacaatggtgatctcacttcccatcacagaattcatacaggggagaaaccctatcagtgcttggagtgtggaaagagctttcgtctgagcgcctgtctcacttcccatcacagaattcatacaggggagaaaccctatcagtgcttggaatgtggaaagagcttcactcatagctccaatctcacttcccatcacagaattcatacaggggagaaaccctatcagtgcttggagtgtggaaagagctttcgtctgagcgcctatctcacttcccatcacagaattcatacaggggagaaactctatcagtgcttggaatgtggaaagagctttcgtctgagcgccaatctcacttcccatcacagaattcatacaggggagaaaccctatcagtgcttggaatgtggaaagagcttcagtcactctagccatctcacttcccatcacagaattcatacaggggagaaaccctatcagtgcttggaatgtggaaagagcttcactcatagctccaatctcacttcccatcacagaattcatacaggggagaaaccctatcagtgcttggaatttggaaagagcttcattcatagctccgatctcacttcccatcacagaattcatacaggggagaaaccctatcagtgcttcgaatgtggaaagagcttcattcatagctccgatctcacttcccatcacagaattcatacaggggagaaaccctatcagtgcttggaatgtggaaagagcttcactcatagctccaatctcacttcccatcacagaattcatacaggggagaaaccccatcagtgcttggaatgtggaaagagctttcgtctgagcgccgatctcacttcccatcacagaattcatacaggggagaaaccctatcagtgcttggaatgtggaaagagcttcactcatagctccaatctcacttcccatcacagaattcatacaggggagaaaccctatcagtgcttggaatgtggaaagagctttagtcgcaGCAACCATCTGActtcccatcaaagcattcatcacAAAACCcaatgagcgtctccacccccatcgttctgcccggacactgaggtccagtactgagggccttctggcggttccctcgttgcgagaagccaggttgcagggaaccaggcagagggccttctcggtggtggcacctgttgtctctgttactatataagtcccagttttccccattccctgtgttctggctcttacctgttctttgaagtaaagagatgttgtaccagatcctcgcctcctgcttcttatttgcactgagctgaaatcactgaagacccactacacaacagcgcccgccctgtggaacgccctcccatcagatgtcaaagaaaaaaacagctaccagatttttagaagacatctgaaggcagccttgtttagggaggctattattattattattattattattattattattattattattattattctcatgccCAATTTGTCCCCTGAGCATCTTATATTCCGAAGAGTTTTTGACCCactgtttcctcctctctctctcctccctgccttggcTCCCTATTGGCTCCTCCCTATTGGCTGCTCCAGGCTCCAGCCAAGGCCCGTCTCTGTGGAAGTAATTCCTGAGCATCTGGCATCAGGTGTTGCTACTGTTTTGTGCCACAACTAGGAAAGGACCAATGTGCGAATCCAGTTATTGGATTGGAAGCTCATGTACAGATAACCTGCAACAGTGGGCGTAGCCATgattggtttttttgtggggggggcagatcctcagtttgctttgtacttgtattgatttttattgatttgggggcggctgcccaaccctgcccccctggctacgcccatgcttgcagcctatttgattggttcttttttgaagcaatttttccttcagaaaaaaaaCGAGGCACAGGAAATTCCCTCTGTAGGTGGGGGGATGACTGAGTACTGGGATAATATTGGCTCCTTCCTCtttgaagcaaaatgcaaaatacagaggCCTCCAGTGCTGTGGGCTACACCCAAAAACATTGTAGTACAACACCATATTGACTACCTTCTATGTACGGGGTCAAGCACACCAGTTAACCGACCATTCTGGATTTTATTCTCCCTTTCCAACTGATTCAGCATTGCGCCTCAGTTCATGTCAGGAGACTTGACCCCTTAAAATTTTCGGAagtgtttctttatttattttagcatggGGGCGGACTATGCCTGTGAACCTCAAGGACAAAGCTTTGTTAGACCTCATGGCTTGcctggaggggggaaggaaccatggtttagtttgcagcagcagcacatgacaAGCAAAGTGACTGCAATCTCCTCTCCAGGAATCCATTGCTaagcttagtgttatgtgcaaggtGGGTCGATGCTATGCTAGACCTATGTGCAGTAACCTCTGGTTCACCTCAGACAGGGCTAGGAACTGTGGTTCGAGGCCACAACCCCCCTGAAAGCAGCCTTAAAAGGCAAGTAAGTAAAAGGTGCCTTTCCAAGCAGCTGCTGAGGGTTTGTCCAATCACGTTTTAAACATTAGGATGAAAATGCACTTTGGCGACTCCTTGTCCAAGGCATTCAGAGCACAAGAGCCACAGCTCACAGGAAAGGAGAATTCATGCCATGGGCAGCTGGAAGGTACACCTGAACTTAGCAAACTAAAGGTTCATATCGCACTCTTTCTCTCACACCAGCATTTGCATTAGCAGTAACAAAGGAACTTCACACCTGGAGTATGGGAGGAGGAAGGTTctgcagaacatctgcttcaAGATCCGTAAGGAGCATTCTCAAAATATCTTTGCAATAGTTACAGGAATGgggacacacactcacacaccaagCAGTTTCTCAGACTCTGGGAGAAAGCTGCCCAATTCATTTTGTATAAAATTCCAGGATtcgtttttttctttccccccatccccttcctTTCTTGAGATGAGTTTTAAGTCAAACTCCCCAG is part of the Zootoca vivipara chromosome W, rZooViv1.1, whole genome shotgun sequence genome and encodes:
- the LOC132591454 gene encoding zinc finger protein 546-like produces the protein MEGGRWTVDLVRLSPASLPTTSERSLPGTSERSDGDELEGKNKGDHNRIHIEEKPNKYSECGENIRQNSQSSSHQRKRFFQRNSLTSHERTQRREKSYQCRECGKSFSFKKNLTSHQRIHTGEKPYQCLECGKSFSHSSHLTSHHRIHTGEKPYQCFECGKSFSHSHHLTSHHIIHTGEKPYQCLECGKSFSYNGDLTSHHRIHTGEKPYQCLECGKSFRLSACLTSHHRIHTGEKPYQCLECGKSFTHSSNLTSHHRIHTGEKPYQCLECGKSFRLSAYLTSHHRIHTGEKLYQCLECGKSFRLSANLTSHHRIHTGEKPYQCLECGKSFSHSSHLTSHHRIHTGEKPYQCLECGKSFTHSSNLTSHHRIHTGEKPYQCLEFGKSFIHSSDLTSHHRIHTGEKPYQCFECGKSFIHSSDLTSHHRIHTGEKPYQCLECGKSFTHSSNLTSHHRIHTGEKPHQCLECGKSFRLSADLTSHHRIHTGEKPYQCLECGKSFTHSSNLTSHHRIHTGEKPYQCLECGKSFSRSNHLTSHQSIHHKTQ